The following are encoded in a window of Mustela nigripes isolate SB6536 chromosome 3, MUSNIG.SB6536, whole genome shotgun sequence genomic DNA:
- the LOC132012854 gene encoding gamma-crystallin B isoform X1 — MGKITFYEDRGFQGRCYECSSDCPNLQPYFSRCNSIRVDSGCWMLYERPNYQGHQYFLRRGDYPDYQQWLGFSDSIRSCRLIPQVSHSGTFRMRIYERDDFRGQMSETTDDCLSLQDRFHLNEIHSLNVLEGCWVLYEMPSYRGRQYLLRPGEYRRYLDWGAMNAKVGSFRRVMDFY, encoded by the exons ATGGGAAAG ATCACCTTCTACGAGGACCGCGGCTTCCAGGGCCGCTGCTACGAGTGCAGCAGCGACTGCCCCAACCTGCAGCCCTACTTCAGCCGCTGCAACTCCATCCGCGTGGACAGTGGCTGCTGGATGCTCTATGAGCGCCCCAACTACCAGGGCCACCAGTACTTCCTGCGGCGCGGGGACTACCCGGACTACCAGCAGTGGCTGGGCTTCAGCGACTCCATCCGCTCCTGCCGCCTCATCCCCCAGGTGAGT CACTCTGGCACATTCAGAATGAGGATCTACGAGCGAGATGACTTCAGAGGACAAATGTCAGAGACCACAGATGATTGTCTCTCTCTTCAGGACCGCTTCCATCTCAATGAAATCCACTCCCTCAACGTGCTGGAGGGCTGCTGGGTCCTTTATGAGATGCCCAGCTACAGGGGACGGCAGTACCTGCTGAGGCCCGGGGAGTACAGGAGATACCTTGACTGGGGGGCCATGAATGCCAAAGTTGGTTCTTTCAGACGAGTAATGGATTTTTACTAA
- the LOC132012854 gene encoding gamma-crystallin B isoform X2: MGKITFYEDRGFQGRCYECSSDCPNLQPYFSRCNSIRVDSGCWMLYERPNYQGHQYFLRRGDYPDYQQWLGFSDSIRSCRLIPQHSGTFRMRIYERDDFRGQMSETTDDCLSLQDRFHLNEIHSLNVLEGCWVLYEMPSYRGRQYLLRPGEYRRYLDWGAMNAKVGSFRRVMDFY; encoded by the exons ATGGGAAAG ATCACCTTCTACGAGGACCGCGGCTTCCAGGGCCGCTGCTACGAGTGCAGCAGCGACTGCCCCAACCTGCAGCCCTACTTCAGCCGCTGCAACTCCATCCGCGTGGACAGTGGCTGCTGGATGCTCTATGAGCGCCCCAACTACCAGGGCCACCAGTACTTCCTGCGGCGCGGGGACTACCCGGACTACCAGCAGTGGCTGGGCTTCAGCGACTCCATCCGCTCCTGCCGCCTCATCCCCCAG CACTCTGGCACATTCAGAATGAGGATCTACGAGCGAGATGACTTCAGAGGACAAATGTCAGAGACCACAGATGATTGTCTCTCTCTTCAGGACCGCTTCCATCTCAATGAAATCCACTCCCTCAACGTGCTGGAGGGCTGCTGGGTCCTTTATGAGATGCCCAGCTACAGGGGACGGCAGTACCTGCTGAGGCCCGGGGAGTACAGGAGATACCTTGACTGGGGGGCCATGAATGCCAAAGTTGGTTCTTTCAGACGAGTAATGGATTTTTACTAA